In Ignavibacteria bacterium, the genomic stretch TCCTTATGACTAAATTTATTGTGGATCAATATAAAACAAATCATAAAAACTTTCAGGAGAAAAACTAACAAATAATTTGAGATTAATGATTTGGGATTTATGATTTATGATGGAGCAACTATCTGATTACACAAGAATAGTCAATGAAGTTATTATTAATTGAAGTCATGCAAATTCAAAAAATATTGAAAAAAATTGTCTCAGCGAATCGCTGCTTGGTTTTCTCGATACATCCCGACTCATTTCGCAGACAAATTTTAGTCGGGATACTCGAAAACCACTAAATTTTTAAAGGTTCTCGAGTAGTTCCGAATATTTAGCGGAAAACGACTAAGAATCGGGACGTATCGAGAGAACTCATTCGAAGCTCAAATGCAGGCAGTGCGTAACTTCAGTTAACAACTAACTAGCATGAGGTCAACAGGACAGAAATTATTCCTTGAGAATCTTTGTGACTTCGCGACTTAGTGGCAGAAAAAAGACTCGTGAAAAAATAATACTATAGCTATACGCTTGAGATTTGGATTATTAACTCGCACAATCTGTGGTTCCATCAATTGCTTTTCAGAATCAAATGAACTATTTTGAAGCGAATTATTAACAAATTTTTAGTTTGAATGACAGATAATCCACAAGAATCAAAGTCTGCTGGCCCACAGCAAAGTGACGGCAAGAAAAAAAGACGTTTTTATTACCGCTCACGTTACCGAAAAAAATATTCCGATTCAGTTAGCAAATCAAGTTTTATTAAAAAAATATCAATTGTAATTCCTTTTTTGAATGAAGAAGATAGTCTTCGTCCATTAACTATCGAAATCAAGAAGGTCATATCAGCAATTCGAAATGTTGAGTACGAAATAATTTTCATCGATGACGGAAGCAACGATAGATCAGTTGAAGTAATAAACAATCTCAAAAAAGATGATAAGAATTTAAAGCTGATCCAATTTCAAAAGAACTATGGAAAATCTGCTGCACTTTCGATTGGTTTCAAGCATGCAACCGGCGACGTGATCGTCACAATGGATGCCGACCTGCAGGATGACCCGCGTGAAATTCCAAATCTTATAAAAAAAATAGAGGAAGGTTTCGATTTAGTCTCCGGCTGGAAGAAAGTCAGATTCGATCCATTCATAAAAAGAACAACGTCAAGATTTTTCAACTTTGTAACTTCTAAAATGACTGGAATTAAAATTCACGACTTTAACTGCGGATTAAAAATGTACCGTAAAGAAGTCGTCGAACGAATTAAAGTTTATGGAGAGATGCACCGTTATCTTCCCGTGCTTGCCCATTGGAATGGATTCAAAGTCGGTGAAATCGTTGTTCAGCATCATCCTCGCAGATATGGAAAGACAAAATTTGGTGCGAGCAGATTTATTAAAGGTTTTCTCGATCTAATCACAATTTTATTTACCACACGTTATTTAAAACGTCCGCTTCATTTTTTCGGAACAATTGGAGTGCTTCTCTTCTTAGCAGGATTTCTGATTGATCTCTGGCTTGTATATGAATGGGCGTTTCAACAGACTTATCTCACAAATCGTCCGATGCTGTGGCTCGGTATTTTATTGATCTTGCTTGGAGTGCAGACAATAACAATTGGACTTGTCGGCGAGATGATTGCACACAATTCCCAAACTCACGAAGATTACACAATTAAGTCGATTAAACTTTAATCGAGTAGTCTCATATGGCGAAGAATCCCAAAAAGAAACATTTCACAAAAAATGTTAAAGAGAAAGATGCGTCTGGTATTTTCGATTTCCTGAACGCTCTTCTCGCAAACCAGCGATTTCCTTATATACTCTCCGGAATTTATTTTATTGTTATGCTGATTGTAAGTCTATCGTATCATACAATCGGGGATTACGGCGTCGAAACGGATTTCTATGAAGGTATGGT encodes the following:
- a CDS encoding glycosyltransferase family 2 protein, producing the protein MTDNPQESKSAGPQQSDGKKKRRFYYRSRYRKKYSDSVSKSSFIKKISIVIPFLNEEDSLRPLTIEIKKVISAIRNVEYEIIFIDDGSNDRSVEVINNLKKDDKNLKLIQFQKNYGKSAALSIGFKHATGDVIVTMDADLQDDPREIPNLIKKIEEGFDLVSGWKKVRFDPFIKRTTSRFFNFVTSKMTGIKIHDFNCGLKMYRKEVVERIKVYGEMHRYLPVLAHWNGFKVGEIVVQHHPRRYGKTKFGASRFIKGFLDLITILFTTRYLKRPLHFFGTIGVLLFLAGFLIDLWLVYEWAFQQTYLTNRPMLWLGILLILLGVQTITIGLVGEMIAHNSQTHEDYTIKSIKL